One Pelodiscus sinensis isolate JC-2024 unplaced genomic scaffold, ASM4963464v1 ctg34, whole genome shotgun sequence DNA segment encodes these proteins:
- the LOC142823744 gene encoding uncharacterized protein LOC142823744, whose product MLLPLVLLLPGSLPAPTLHLSQTSARPGDSVRLQCSVISQAPATRVVFCEDGEEVSSQRGLLGKLTYDSHHVVSGGSSGDYSCGYEIKDSDNRVIGSQLSPVQSLSVTGALPAPILHLNQTSAQPGDSVRLQCSMSSWVRATRIIFYKDGEEVSSQRSFQGNLAYDYDHMVSGSSSGSYACGYEIQDSKNRVIRSQLSPAQHLSITEFVPRIPSTPHVPAISAQTAQRRQGALRAVDPSLFMGLEWGRAQAVVSYGFIA is encoded by the exons ATGCTCCTGCCTCTGGTCCTCTTGCTGCCCG ggtctctccctgcccccaccctgcacctcaGCCAGACGTCAGCCCGGCCCGGGGACTCCGTGCGGCTCCAGTGCTCCGTGATCTCCCAAGCTCCAGCTACTCGCGTCGTCTTctgtgaggatggggaagaggtgtCGTCCCAGAGGGGCTTGTTGGGGAAACTCACCTACGACTCTCACCACGTGGTGTCCGGGGGCAGCTCTGGGGATTACTCCTGTGGGTACGAGATCAAGGACAGCGACAACCGGGTTATTGGGTCCCAGCTAAGTCCTGTCCAGAGCCTCAGCGTCACTG GCGCTCTCCCCGCTCCCATCCTCCACCTGAACCAGACGTCAGCCCAGCCGGGGGACTCTGTGCGGCTCCAGTGCTCCATGAGCTCCTGGGTTCGGGCCACTCGCATCATCTTCTACAAGGATGGGGAGGAGGTTTCATCCCAGAGGAGTTTTCAGGGGAATCTCGCCTACGACTATGACCACATGGTGTCTGGGAGTAGCTCCGGGAGCTACGCCTGTGGGTACGAGATCCAGGACAGCAAGAACCGAGTGATCagatcccagctcagccctgcccagcacctcaGCATCACAG AGTTTGTCCCACGGATCCCTTCAACCCCTCATGTTCCAGCCATCTCAGCTCAGACAGCCCAGCGCAGGCAG GGGGCCCTGCGAGCAGTTGATCCCAGCCTCTTCATGGGCCTGGAGTGGGGCCGTGCACAGGCTGTGGTGTCTTATGGTTTTATTGCCTAG